The following are encoded in a window of Thermoprotei archaeon genomic DNA:
- a CDS encoding sugar phosphate nucleotidyltransferase yields MTKAVIMAGGEGTRLRPLTINRPKPMVPFFNKPLMEYTIERLYESNLRDIYVTLHYLPVVVTGYFDDGSRWNVRLKYSIEDRPLGTAGGVRVIFDELDDTLIVVSGDLLSDIDLSSMLNFHRSKGSVFTMALITVENPLEFGVALLDHEGRLKKFVEKPGWGEVFSNTVNAGVYIIEPEILELIPKGSEFDFSRDLIPLLLKRDYPVYGYIHNGYWKDIGNTEQYRKAHEELLDNLKGIRVVSKPFDDKIYIGSECSIDSTATIIGPVLIGSNVTIKENTVIGPYVVIGDDVIIERSTKIEHSIIWNGSFIGSRSQLNGSIVGERVTMKSGVYAYEGSVIGDECVIGNDVIIKSSVKIWPKKNVESGLVISSDITAGIKSVKKLFGMYGINGVANIEMTPELASKIGAALATIVKPGSVVTTSRDMMKASRMLKRAFIAGLLSAGINVYNLRAVPSPITRLFVVQSSSEYGVHIRMHNTLPDIMRIEIYDSNGLNINPTVERKIENLVYREDYRRVDYNMVGDIYYPSRVYEPYEDYIYKSIDTSSLRKWHEKVVIDLGQGTASLILPQLLSKSGIDTILINLAPEISYRISEKRSELSSFMHKVVQSTEAKAGFIIDQSGERLLIVDEKGRTLSGLQSLMLMIMIAPDFNITKFAIPMSVSSGIDEFADKYNISLIRTDTSSYSLGLAIKNNNAQWAGDEDGGYITSNTILGFDAISSLLHIISYMAEHRIKLSEIVDSLPSIQLISDELYCPANLRGSILEKLYYNYMNNMTDLMRGLRIKFENGWVFIVPSLDESIIKVYADAKEREYAKTLLEKIKNDIQQYIRE; encoded by the coding sequence ATGACTAAAGCTGTAATAATGGCTGGTGGTGAGGGTACCAGGCTTAGGCCATTGACAATTAATAGGCCTAAACCTATGGTACCATTCTTTAATAAGCCTTTAATGGAATATACTATTGAGCGTTTATATGAATCCAATTTGAGGGACATTTATGTTACTTTACATTATCTTCCTGTTGTTGTTACTGGATATTTTGATGATGGTTCTAGGTGGAATGTACGTTTAAAATATTCGATTGAAGATAGACCTTTGGGTACGGCTGGTGGTGTGAGGGTTATATTTGATGAATTAGATGACACGTTAATAGTGGTTAGTGGTGATCTGCTTTCCGATATTGATTTGAGCAGCATGCTTAATTTTCATAGAAGTAAGGGTTCAGTTTTTACGATGGCTTTGATTACTGTCGAGAATCCATTAGAATTTGGTGTGGCATTGCTTGATCATGAAGGGAGGTTAAAAAAATTTGTTGAGAAACCAGGATGGGGTGAAGTATTCTCTAATACTGTAAATGCAGGTGTATATATAATAGAGCCAGAAATATTAGAGCTAATTCCCAAAGGATCGGAGTTTGATTTCAGTCGTGATTTGATACCTCTTTTGCTTAAAAGAGATTATCCAGTGTATGGTTACATTCATAATGGATACTGGAAGGATATTGGAAACACTGAGCAATATAGAAAAGCTCATGAAGAATTGTTAGATAATTTAAAAGGAATTAGAGTAGTATCTAAGCCTTTTGATGATAAGATATACATTGGAAGTGAATGTTCGATAGATTCAACAGCAACAATAATAGGACCTGTTCTAATAGGATCTAACGTAACGATTAAAGAAAACACAGTTATAGGACCATACGTGGTAATTGGTGATGACGTGATCATAGAAAGAAGTACAAAGATAGAGCACAGTATTATATGGAATGGGAGTTTTATTGGTTCACGTTCTCAATTGAACGGATCAATAGTTGGAGAGCGTGTCACTATGAAGTCAGGTGTATATGCCTATGAAGGATCCGTAATTGGTGATGAGTGTGTAATAGGTAATGATGTAATAATAAAGTCTAGTGTTAAAATTTGGCCAAAGAAGAATGTCGAATCAGGCCTTGTTATTAGTTCGGATATAACTGCGGGCATTAAAAGTGTTAAAAAGTTGTTCGGTATGTATGGTATTAATGGTGTGGCTAACATAGAAATGACACCCGAGCTTGCATCAAAAATAGGTGCCGCATTAGCTACTATAGTAAAACCAGGTTCTGTGGTCACGACAAGCAGGGACATGATGAAAGCATCAAGAATGCTTAAAAGAGCTTTTATTGCAGGTCTGCTATCCGCAGGCATTAATGTATATAATTTAAGAGCTGTGCCATCCCCGATTACTAGACTTTTCGTTGTACAGTCTTCATCAGAATATGGTGTTCATATTAGGATGCATAACACATTACCAGATATCATGCGCATTGAGATCTATGATTCAAATGGACTTAATATTAATCCAACTGTGGAAAGAAAGATAGAGAATCTGGTTTACAGAGAAGATTACAGAAGAGTAGATTACAATATGGTTGGTGATATATATTATCCATCTCGAGTTTATGAACCTTATGAAGATTATATTTATAAATCTATCGATACTTCATCCTTGCGTAAATGGCATGAAAAAGTAGTTATTGATTTGGGCCAAGGCACAGCTTCCCTTATCCTACCGCAGCTTCTTAGCAAATCGGGTATAGATACAATTTTAATAAACTTAGCACCTGAAATCAGTTATAGAATTAGTGAGAAGAGAAGTGAACTAAGTTCTTTTATGCATAAAGTTGTGCAATCAACGGAAGCCAAGGCTGGATTTATAATTGATCAAAGCGGTGAAAGGTTATTGATTGTCGATGAAAAAGGAAGAACCTTAAGCGGGTTACAGAGTCTTATGTTAATGATAATGATTGCCCCCGACTTTAATATAACTAAATTTGCCATTCCAATGAGTGTATCTAGCGGTATCGATGAGTTTGCAGACAAATACAATATTTCTTTAATAAGAACTGATACTTCATCTTACTCATTAGGCTTAGCAATAAAAAATAACAACGCACAATGGGCTGGTGATGAGGATGGCGGATACATTACTAGTAATACCATACTAGGCTTTGATGCAATAAGCTCACTTCTTCATATAATTAGTTATATGGCTGAACACAGAATCAAATTGTCAGAAATCGTTGATTCGTTACCATCAATACAATTAATCAGTGATGAATTGTATTGTCCAGCAAACTTAAGAGGTTCAATTTTAGAGAAACTATATTACAATTACATGAACAATATGACAGATCTCATGAGAGGATTAAGAATAAAATTTGAAAACGGATGGGTGTTCATCGTCCCATCGTTAGATGAATCGATAATAAAAGTATATGCTGACGCAAAAGAACGAGAATATGCAAAGACATTACTTGAAAAAATAAAGAATGATATACAACAATACATAAGAGAATGA